Genomic window (Musa acuminata AAA Group cultivar baxijiao chromosome BXJ1-9, Cavendish_Baxijiao_AAA, whole genome shotgun sequence):
AGTATCACTGCCATCTTATAGGTGCTGTATCCATATAAATTATTTGTACTCTTACCAAAGACACAAATTGCAGCAAATATCATCTTCAAGTTGGTGGCATTTCATGTGCGCTTCAACCCTATACATGGTTATTGATGATCCTTTCTAACTTTAACTCCTTACTATGCCAATACTAGTTCGACTCCAATACCCAAAAATGCTTTGCAGATTCATCTAACACGAATACAAACTACTAGTTCAACTTTGATACCTAGAATACTTGGTAGATTCATTGATACAAATATAAACTACAATCTGATTAAGATTTGAGGTGGAAAATATTATGAGTGTCATGCCACAATAGCATTGTGATGATATCTATTTTATCTGAAAGAAcacaatgatgaatctttcaattATCCAAGAAAAATAGGGTTGAGaaatgttattttttttttaaggaaaacTTTGGATCTATTTTGGTAAATAAATCATGCTACTATTCTTTGAATTTTTGGGAAAATTTTTAATTTGATTTCCAAACTTAACTTCCTTCATCTTTGTTAATGTTTTGATTAAGACTTGCTCATAACTTCTATAAATAAACTTCGACAAATTATTCCAGCATAATTATCAATGAATAATATTACTTGGCAGATCAAAACACCGAATTGCTCAACATGCcccaaatgttttttttttttctgagttaTATTTGATTCAAATGATAAATTTTCTCATTTACATTGAATTACAACTAATACGCAAATTCTATCATGCAATGCAATGGCACAAATTTTTTGAAGATATATAACTATTAACAGTACAATTTACTCTTCTCTAGATAAATATTCCTCTAAATCTGATGCATAATGCATAGGGAATATTCCTTTAAACTAATATTTAAAATACAACATGACAActatccacacacacacacatatatatatatatatatatatatatatatatatatatatatatatatatatatatatatatatatatccacaaaTTGAAGTCTTTTACCCTTCActatttattttatgaatctaacaTTTTCCTGAAAATTCTAATACGAGGATTTTTTTTAAGATCACAGGACATATGAAAAAGCACAAACATATATTACTCGTAAATCGAAATCACTATCTTCCTAACTATTACTTAACTTCGGGTCGGGTCATATGGATTCGGGTTATACCCGATCCTTATTGAACCCGTAAATGATCGTTACTATAAATATAAAACCCAAGTGACTGCTCCTCTTCTCGCTGTAGACGCGGAGGGATCGAGAACTCGAGCGGTGAAAGCGAAGGTCTCGGTGATCGATGGCGTCGTCGTGGATGCAGTGGCTGATCAATCCCCGCCGCAACTGGTTCGCCGCCCAGCACTACAAGGCCCTCTGCAATCGCCTCAAGAAATACGGTGATCCCACCATCCCTTGGCCCCTTCTTGGTTAGGGTTTCTGTCTTGGATTTTTGGATCTGCTCCGATTGATCTTGTTCTTTCCCTTTTCCCCCCTCTGGTCTAGGGCTGCGGTACGAAGATCTGTACGATCCGTTGTACGATTTGGACATCAAGGTGGCCCTGGCGCGGCTGCCGCGCGAGGTGGTGGACGCCAGGAACCAGCGTCTTAAGCGCGCCATTGATCTCTCCACGAAGCACGAGTACCTTCCCGAGGACTTGCAGGTGGCACCGGATCTTATTATAATCTCTTTAAGCTATTTGTGGTGACTATATGATTGTTTCGAGGGTGTGGTCATTTGAATGCGTGATGGACCGAGCAGATTAATTCTGTTTTTTAGGTGACATGAAATGGATGAGGTTTCGGAACTTTAGGCTGCTTGGAGTCTGACATTGGGCAATGATCTCGTGTTGATTTGTAGTTAGGCTGAGGGTTGAATTGCTTTTCTATTGACGCCGCTGGAATTAGATATAATATGAAAACCATAGAGATGGTCTTCTGGTGTGTGTTTGTCGGGGTGATATTGGATTTTAACCTGGAGGAATCTGGGAACGTAGTGTTTTAGAATTACTTTTAATTGATGACATTGCATTTTATTGTTGACGACTTGGGGCAATACATATGAAATGCATGATGAAAGTCTTTTACCTATTTCCTTTTTCACTTATGATTATCTGTGTTCTAGCCAGAACAGACTATACTTGGTGGTGTCAGGGAACATAGCTGTTAGCTAAGGAAGACAGTGTAAATTGTGGCACATGACAAGGCTTCAACTTTGAGAAGCTTATTTTGGATGAGCAAAACATGGGTGACACCTATATTCAAACAAAAAGTTTTCTGTTGTCTTATCGGGATATTTGGGTGCCTATCCAGTTTTTAGTTATCCCTACTTAGCCTTTTTTTAATGGACATTACTTTTTGAATTTTAAGGGGGATCATGATCAACCATGCAACTTTGAGGATTCTGATAAGAACATGCTTATTCAACAAGAGAGGTATAAAACATTCAAACACGTTATTAGAAAGGAGATGACTTTATAGGCTTAGGCTTATtgtttaaaataagaaatttagATATTTGAGAATATAATCTAATTGCAAGGTAATTTTAGACACAAGAATTGTTAAATTTGTatcaaatttgaaaatatgacCTACCTCGCACAAGATGTAGTTCTTTTGGGAAGAAAATGTCGTTGGTTATTATTTGGAATTGGTTGTGCTGTGGCATCAGCATAACACTTATGCTGTTTGCTTTTGCTTGTTACTAAAGGAATTGCCAGTGCATGAAACTCCTACCAACGCTGGGAGGGTCACATTACCTTGCTCTTGCAAGCGGGGTGTTTTTCTTTCTAACTTTTTGTTTTGTTACTTGAAGATTGGTCACCTGGTTCAAAAGGGAGAAAACTTATCGAGGCACTAAACTCAGCATCATATTAAAAATCAAAATGATCCATAacttgttttccacatatataaTTATTTGCTTTTGCTTGTTGTCATATTAGGAAAGCAGTCTCATCCTTGTTTATCATTACAATAATGtgacatttgaggcctataatatGCACTTGACATGAGCCTTCTCATGTCTTGGTGAGATATCCTGGTGCAAAATTTCACTAACTAGTAACAGAGCATTTTTGCAGTTGTCAAGAATGTTTTACTAGATTATTCATAATATCTTGGAGAACTACATCCATTTCCTTGGTTGAACATGAATACACAAAAGGATGGGATGCTATATAATTCTTATGCTTGGTAAGCATCAATGGTTGATTGACTATATAATTATCGACTATATCTTAAATTGTTCCACGTTTGCACTAATTTTATCGTACAACACTTCCAGTCCTTGCTAGAGATATTGATATGTTAGCACCATTAGATGTAAGAACTTCTTCCTATAATTACATGGTATATATACTCTCACTTGTAAGCGATGCAGAACGATGACTCTTTTATTGGTGAGGCCTGCAAAATTTGTTTTGTTATTCACAGTTTCTTTTGGCTTTGTTCGTGATGTAAAACTTCTATATTCTTTTTGCTACTCTTCTCCTGGCTCGTAAATTAGCTCGAATTACATATTTCCATCTGTACATATACAAAAAATCATTGTTACATTCTTAATTATCCGGGATGGATCATTTGACCTTTAAGTAGGTAGTCTAGACTCATAGGTAATTCATGTCTAGTAATGTACCATAATTTCTTATTCGAGATTTACCTTGATTACCATTTGTAACAAAATTTTGTCTTTACAGGCATTGCAAACACCTTTTAGAAGCTATCTTAAAGATATGCTGGCTCTTGTGAGTATTTCTTATGAACAAATCTTGCTCTCTCTCTTTTATTTACTTTATAGACATGTAAAATCTTATCTCTTTGATGCTTATTTGACGTGTAGTTCAACTAGTATGTTGCATCGTCACTTTATTTGTCTATTACTTGCTTCTTATCTTATCCCATAAGTTCCAAAGAAGTCTTTCTTCTATAATTCGTGATACACTACTTGTGATTGAGAGTGCTACCTGGGTAGGGAAGGGGAAGATATCTAAACCATATTCTAGGTCTACATGATATTAAGTGGTTGCTCTAGTCATTTAACAAGGGCCTTTATCCCCTCTGTACTGCCACCTGACTAGTGGCCTGAGATATTCTCCCACCTCCGAGTCCCTTCCATCACCTCTTCATTCGTAGTTTTAGGCTCAGTTTTTGTTGCCAATCTTGGTCATAAATTAGGTAACATAATCATGTTGCATTTAAAGGCTATTCTTCTCTTCATCTTTTTTTCCCCTTAGTTTCTTTATGTGAATTTGTGATTCtgctttttattgtgtttctttaATCATTCTTTTGAGTTATCCTCAACAGCCAACATGATGTTTTCTTGTTGTGTTTTCTATAGTCAAGAACGTCTTTTATTCCTTTTAGGTAATATATTCTCTTGTGTCATCCGCCACAGCCATGTCTTTCTAATTGTAATATATATACGtaacttttcttttttgtgttggTAATATGTTTAGCATTTTTGGTAATATATGTTCTTAAGTAAATAGCCTCTATATGGTTCTATTTTAGTTTTCGGCTTGTCAGAGTTCTGCATTAAATCAAACGAAATTGTGGTTCCTTTGCAGGTGAAAAAAGAGAATGCAGAGCGTGAGGCATTAGGTGCCCTCCCTCTCTATCAGCGCAGTTTTCCATAAAATACCCAACAAGGTTATACCCTTCCCTGGCCACGAAACTATAATGAAATAAGCCTGACAAGTGACATTGGAGGCTGTTAGTGGTTTATGCAACCTTTTTCCATGAAATTTGTTGGGTTGACTTTCCATGTTCACATTCTTAAATCATTTTATGGCTGTGATAGTCATGGTAGCACTTATAAATTCAAACCCTTGTGGTAAATTTGTTTTTAATCACATTGTTGTGAGTTTGTTTTGACATGGTGGTGATATCTTAAAGAGTTTTCACAAAGATGATGGTATGTTTGCTGTCATCTTCTGGGTGTTGCCGAGTGTTAGAGCTGTGGGCTACATATCTCACCGATATGTTCTCGCTGGGAATTAATTGAGGTCCTAGTTATTACAGTGTTCCGTGAAGTTTTAGTTAAATCGAGGTTTCGTTGGGTTTTTTTACAGTGTTAAGTAATTAACAGTGTTCAGAGTTCACTGATAGTTGTTTGATTGGAGCCGTCTTTTATAAGAGATTTGACGTGATACAAATTGGATTTATTTCGAAATCTTATTTCATACATCCGTTATGATCATGATAGTGGATGAGGTACATCTATGGAGGAATAACGTGGAGCATGCCACCTTCGCTTTCTTGTGAGGTTAGTAGATATGACAAATATGATCGAGTCAGGAACACGACTCGGTCATaactaaatatatttattatataaatcataGTACATGCATTCCTTCAAATATTAACATCCTTTAGGTATGCCTGCCACTATAGTTAATTTTAGTTTAATCATTTCTAATCATTAGTTTGTTTAAACTCAAATAGCatgtcaacaaaaaaaaaaaaaatctaacataTTCCTAATATATTTTACCGTCACGATGAGtttttataagattatatatatattagagtttCAACTAATAAACGATAGCTTAGAGATTGCTTATATGTCAAATTCAAACTTAAGGGTGAATAATCTGATTTTCGATGGATAAATATGTATGttgttttatgaaaaaaattaatgCATATAGGTAGTTACTTACTGTTATTGGGCTGACGAATTTGATGGGTTGGGACTTGCGAGCCAACTACGCTTAATACATTATCATTCAGGAATAATTTAGAAAAATGAAATTACTTTTGTACTTAATCTATTGTttcagatattatatatatatatatttaccattttactattaatttaaatttaatagcgCGTGGCAGCCGGGTAGAAAGTAAAAGCCAACAGTTGCGGCCGGAAGCCGTCCTGCGCTTCCGCTCTTCATTCAGCCCGTCTCTCTTAAAAAGCCACCCTCTTCGCCTCTCGACCGATAACAGCATCAGATCGACCGCCGAGCTGCGGAAGAAACGACGGCCGGCTCGCCCTCGCACGACCTTGGCGCCAAGGTAGATCTTGAACCCTAACCCACGCTTCCCTTTGAAGCCTTCGAGTCGTTCTTGCGCCCGCCCTTCGCTTCATCTTCCCCTAGGCTACAATCTTCCAGAGCGGCAAGATAGATCTCGAGTTTTGATCGACGCTTCCTCCATCCGCTGCCTCCATTCGAACCCTTCGGCTCATTCTTGAAACCTTCGGATCATTCTTGTACCCTCGAATTCCTCATCTCCTGGATTTCCATCTCCGATGGGATCACCCAAGGCATCGGCGGGTACTCTCCCTCTCATCCTGGACATCGACGATTTCAAGGTATTCCCTTTGCATTTTTAGGATCTTTCTGCTCGGTGGAGCAGGGATTTCGTCATCTTCTTTCGCGGTTGATTTGTTTCTGGGGAACTGTAGGGAGATTTCTCGTTTGATGCGTTGTTTGGAAATTTGGTGAACGAACTTCTCCCCTCGTTCCAAGAAGACGATGCCGATGGCGCGGATGGCGGAGGAGGGCAGGACGCGCTGTCGAATGGCCCTATGCGAGGGCTGCAGGGGACGGCGATTCCGATGTTCCCGGCGGTGGAGGATCTCCTCGCGCTTTTCAAGGATTCTTGCAAGGAGTTGGTTGATCTCCGGCAGCAGGTTCTTTATCAACCAAGGTTTTTGGTGTCAAATGTTGATTTTGTTTTCCGCTGAGTGCTAAATACAtgcactttggttgaagatcgatGGAAGACTCCAGAATCTGAAGAAGGAAGTTGAGGTCCAAGATGCAAAGCACCGTAAGACGCTTGCTGAGGTTAGCACAACATGCTTTTAGTTATAGGTGATCATGGAGAAAATAACTCTTGTGAATGGAATTCGATCCAAAGGTTTTATAAATCATTTGAAGATTTGTGCCTATTTACTGTAAATCTTGCGTTTTAGAAAACAACTTTTAGCAAGTATTTTCAGATTACCTAAACTTTGGACTTTGGGACCTTCCAAGGAAAGATAAATTATGAATACCAGTCTTTATTATTGGCACTTGTGGTCATCAGTAGAGTTAAGGGCGTGGATCATCTGTTGATTCTTTGGTGTAGGGCTGTGAGTGGATGATTGACAGGGTATGGAAATATGGTAGCACAAATATAACTTGTCATACTAGACTTTCATCTTGAGCTAAAAGTGCATTATGACAATGGAAGGGAAGAATAACACATCACTTTAGCATACAGTTGTATGAGTATAAGAGTGTTACCTCATGCAACGTCAGGAGTATCTTACCTTTTTCTTGTTGCACATAATAGTTGTATATACTGCTGAAACAGGATGTCTTCCTTGGCATTCTGGTACTCATGTTTGCTTATTGGAAGCAGGCCTTTCTACATAAGTTATCTCATGCTGATTGATGGTCACTACCTTTTACATCCCTGTCTGAACATGCTGTTTTGCTTGTCTCTTGCAGTATGCTTCTAAAGGTTATTGTGATTCTTCAACGTCAAAACTTCAAAATTACCCTCTTGTGATTCCATCATATCCCCttttttctctttaggtgttTCATGCAGATCTGTGATGCGAAGTCTCTTTCATCTGACTATTGATTAATATGAAAAACAGGTAtttaaacatgtagatttaactaAGAGTGCATATGCTACCTGTCCTTCAATTGAGAGtaaaatctgaaaaaaaaaacatttacttATATACTCAACTCCTTGTTCTTCTAGAGTCCAGCATTGATTTTTTAGGTGGGTTATGTGGCCAATTATAGCTACTCTTATCACTGCTTGTTGGACAAGTTGAAATCCCTTGTCACCTTCCAAAATGCTCGATCTAGTATTGCTTGCATGTAAGAATGTGATACTTGTCTATTTTCTTTCGATAACAAAGTTGGGCATGAatgtttgtgattttttttttctacttgcCATCTACCACataaaatgaattattatctttcccCACTATATTAGGAACAACTTGGTTAAGCTATATAAGTTGATCTTTATGGAAGCAATGAGCACTAGTATTTCATATATTTCTGCTTACTTTTTTCTTCATTGTTTCAGCTTGAAAAAGGGGTAGATGGTCTACATCAAAGCTTTCAGAGACTGGACtccagaatttctagtgtgggacAAACTGCTGCCAAAATTGGGGACCATCTGCAGGTAAAGTTTTTGCGTAGGGTAATAAATGAAGGAGCATTACTTGGGACGATGCTGCTTCTCTTACACATGCTTATGTTGCAACAGAGATTTATGTCCAAAGAAGTTCTTAGTCTGTGCATGCTTGAAGGCAATCATAGCTTGCAATTCACtgaatttttatttattctaTTTTTGATTGTTAGAGTGCAGATTCTCAGAGAAAAACTGCTAGTCAGACCATTGAGCTTATTAAGGTAATGAAGCAATTACTTGAggctatttattttttcttctgttTCCATTTTCTGCTAACCGAGTTcagtttaatttttcaaaaaaaattacagTACTTGATGGAGTTCAACAGCAGTCCTGGTGACCTTATGGAACTTTCACCTTTGTTTTCTGATGACAGTCGTGTTGCTGAGGCTGCTTCAATTGCTCAGAAATTGCGTAAGTTatcattttctctatcttatgggTCTTCATCCTTTTCTAATTTCTTTATTTATacaaacttgtacttcattagatattataatttatatgactAGTTAATTATAGACCAAGGGTGCTAAGATTGCTCCATAGCAACCTATGCATCAAAATTTGAACCACAGTAATGATCTTCAGATCTGTGGATTCATATCTGCATACATCTGACCCTAGTTCAGTATTGGATTTTTTTAGTTtaatattttgtttttctttgaacATTTATTCTTTGCCATTTACCATTGGTTTACTGCTGTATCTTTTTGTTAGAGATCACCTGTTCACATGCATAGCTCCTTGGGCATTCTTGACTAGGTGTGGAAATGGAATCCTAGTCACCTTTCTTTTTCCTCTCATTAGACAAAATAATGGTAGATATACTTGTTATGATTGATTTCCAATGTCTCTTTATATAATAAAGTGAGTGCTGGTGAAACTGCTCAATAAACCTGCATTTTTTTTCTGACCATTTTTGTTTCAGGAATTTAGAATTGCCAATTACTAAATTGTGCTAGATTTATTGTTATTTTGTTGCTATAATGACTACACAGTCAATTGAGGAAAGAAATCCAAATGAAATTAGCTTCCTTATTAGCAGTTACGAATATAGTTAAACTGATCTAGATCTTCCTCAGTGTACAGAGAGCTCTACAAAGTGTTTGGTGTGGCAGGACTTAGATGAGTTCAATCAGGAGCGTGAACTAAAAGATATAATGCATCCAAGACATTGTATTCATTTTCGGTTTTGTTGATGTACCAAGCCCTTGCTTGTAGCCTTTTACCTTGTTTGACTTCTATTTTGTTGGACCGGATGGAATCGTTTTTAGGGAATGGACTAGCATATCCCTTAGGAAAGACTGGTGGTACTTTTGGAAGGGTCAGTAAAAAAAGACTGGCGGATAAAGTCAGTTTTCTTTTGAATGACAGGTTTGCAGATGACAAGTAATGGATAGAGGACTTTGTACTGAAGCAATCAACTTTTTACAATATGTTTGCTTGTCAAGAAGTTGTTTATGTTGCATGGcaaacaagataaaaaaaaaagtacactTGACTAGGATGGATTCTTGCTCATGTTCATTATGGGAGAGCTTAACATAGATTTCAAGTTATATAAATATAGTGGTTGTAAGAATTGCTATGGCATGCTTGCCCAAGATCATTATTGAGctcttgttgaaaattttttggaaAACTGAGATTAGTTATTAAGGGGTTGGAGGGGCATGGTTGTCTAATAAATTCCTGTTTTCGTATTGGTTAGGAGAAAAGTAGTAGTAGTTGATTTAAGGACCTTAAATGATGAATCTTATGCTACCAAATGTTTTGAAACAATTGTGCAAATGATCTTGTTGCTTGCATTACCTGTTATATTGGTTACGTGAAATGCTGTATTCCCATGGATATGGGTACAAAGGACTGGAAATACTTGGTATTAGAAAGTAGGTTATATTCTTAATGGTTGTATTTGGAGATTTTACTATCCTTGCATTTCTAAATACTAAAGACGAAATGGATTAGAGAGGTGGTAATTGTGAATTGTGATTGCCTTTTGGAAGTTGACACAGTAAAGCTACAATCCTAACTTATTATGAGCATGAAATAAATACAGAAAACAAAAGATGAAAGAGAAAATACAAGGCAAGAAACTCAAAGAACAAGATTGCTCAAGTTAAGGATAGATCTTTGTACTGAAGACACTTGAAATTTCCTATCATAGAGGCCCAAAATAATTTACTAAAATAATTCCTCTTCAACTTTTAATCATTGAAGGATTCTGTTGACAATATGGGCGGGGTGTCTGATGATCTTAAGATTCTGTTGTTCTTTTTCTTTACACGACACAACAGAGAAGGAGAACAATCCTGCCATTTCGAGGTGAAATCAGATCCTTCAGGAGTCCCAGATGTCCAAGATGGAATGATTAGGCGCTGGCATATGTTTATCATGGCTCCTTTATAGGTTAATGGTGGTTTCTGTGTGGAGTTGACTTCCATTAActatttggatatatatatatatatatatatatatatatatatatatatatctgtgtgtgtgtacatatacatatacatatatacacatatagtcATTTGTGGTTATTTGCCCTCTTAGTTATCAttggcaacttttgttgtaaatgatAGGATCATTTGCTGAGGAGGATGTTGGAACACATGGAATTAATATGCCATCAGCAGTGGGTGCTGCAAATGCTAGCAGGGGTCTCGAAGTTGCAGTTGGAAATCTTCAAGACTATTGTAATGGTAGGCTTTGGAAGTACATGGTTTTCTGATAAGTATTTCATGTTCCTTCCATTCTTTTATATATTCATATAGATATCTTTTTCTTGTTTAGAGTTGGAGAACAGATTGTTATCAAGATTTGATGCAGCATCACAGAGGCGAGAATTGTCTACGATGGCAGAATGCGCCAAGATATTATCTCAGGTATGTAGCTTTTGCTGATATGGTATGTCTGGTAACATTGTGTTTTGAGTTTTGTGGATGGCAGGTTTAGGTAGTTCCTTATGGGTTTGGGTTGCAAATGGGTTCACATGATTAAACCCAATTATTGATTGGGTGGAGTTTGGATTTAGGATTTTGACAACAGGAATTTGAATTAACCCAATTAATAATCAGTTTGATGCATTAATCTCTCGGCTTTTGCATACCGTTTTAATTGTATCATGCCTGAATCTTCTGAATGAGTCAAATTGTGTAGTTACTGGGCTTATCAGATTGTTCATGTCAAATTTCAGGTTTTGTGAGCAggtcaaatctcaaaaaattagTTTTCTCAACCTTAATTTGATCTGATGAACCTCTTCATTAAAAAGGTTACATAGATTGGCTGAGATCACACATATCTTTAGGTCGGTTGAGGTAGCTTTTGGCTTAATTATTATATGGGTTGGGTTTGTGTTAAAAGTCCTATTCTAGTATATGCATTTCATCAGAACACAAACTATACATAACTCATTGACTCCACTAGCACAAACCATCAAGCCCATGTTTTATGTTTGGACTAATGGAATTAATTCAGTTTGaaaaatctagaaaatatatatttctggtttgtttaatttttaattttttttgaaatcaggtTGAATTGTATAATGCATCTATAGATAACCATCTATGTTACTGTTattgtattttatttattctaaaattttatttctaATTATAAGTCAGATGCTTTCTTTTCTTCATCTTCTACATACTCTCAAGcagggtctgcagtaccgaactgtaccgcccggtacgggcggtacgtaccggttcgacaggttgccggtatgcggaccgcctgttaccggtccgagtgcactgtagcactgtaacagtgctacagtactcggcacacctgagtgtacggctcggtacacctgggtataccgctcggtataccgtaccataccgataccgagcccaggtcgaaataccggtacgatacggtattgcgaaccttgctctcAAGTCTCAAGTGTCatctttttatgtttttacaattttcatttttcttgataATTCTTTTTGTGTCTTTTTTGGAAGTTTTACTTTCATCGAGCATGCTCCTGTTACTCTCATCTATATATGGTTTTATATCATGCTTATTTACTGATTTACCAGAGACTTCATTGAAGCTAAAACTGTAAATTAGAGATTATTATTTTGCAAAACTCAAGTATATCTATGTTTGCTGAAGTTACAGCATTTCTCTAATGAAAGACTTGTATAACTTCATGTGCAGTTTAACAGGGGGACTAGTGCCATGCAACATTATGTAGCTTCACGACCTATGTTTATCGATGTAGAGGTTATGAACACAGATATCAATTTAGTTCTTGGTGACCAGGGTTTACAAGCTGGTCCTAGTAACATTGCACGTGGCCTTTCTACattatacaaagaaataacaggtTGTAATTGACCCTCTCCAACTAAATTTTAAACAATTGGCTGACATTTTTTTCATGGTTTGTATTTGTTGACTTTGATTACAGACACTGTGAGAAAAGAGGCAGCAACGATAATGGCTGTTTTTCCATCACCTAACGATGTCATGTCAATTCTTGTGCAGGTATATAATTGGAAGTCTGTAAATCCTCATTAATGCTGAAGCAAGTTGCAATTTTGGACGTGTAAGACAACTAATTTCTGTTCATTTGTCTGTGTCTCAGCGGGTTCTAGAGCAGCGAGTAAGTACAATTCTGGACAGGTTACTAGAAAAGCCATCCCTTGTGAATTTACCTCCTGTCAATCAGGGTGGCCTTCTTCTGGTAAGATGTGCTGATAGATTGTGCATTTCAATTAGATATTAGAAGCACTAAGAATCTCATATTAATTTCTGGTGTTTGAATTGGATCTGCAGTATTTAAGAATATTTGCTGTGGC
Coding sequences:
- the LOC135592658 gene encoding cytochrome b-c1 complex subunit 7-2, mitochondrial-like produces the protein MASSWMQWLINPRRNWFAAQHYKALCNRLKKYGLRYEDLYDPLYDLDIKVALARLPREVVDARNQRLKRAIDLSTKHEYLPEDLQALQTPFRSYLKDMLALVKKENAEREALGALPLYQRSFP